The Benincasa hispida cultivar B227 unplaced genomic scaffold, ASM972705v1 Contig1314, whole genome shotgun sequence genomic interval ATTAAAAACTTCATTGAAAAGATGCGGACATGTGTATAGATAATTATGGACCTCATaaaaaacttttataaaagtaCAGCACTAAATAGACAAATATCCTAATGTTTAGGAACCAAAAATTgcaaattgaataaaaatgaaagttaataaaaataattttactaaTTCTTCTTGTCGTCTTTCTCCCACTGTGGAGTCATCGTCTACCACGTAAGCGCGGAATATAGAGTCCATACTATTACTACTGTTGGTGACGGAGTTGAACATGACGTCAGCCATGTCTAACACCGGAAACTGATCGGCCACGTCTTTCCCGTACCGTACGGTCGCCTGACCGCCGGAGGCCGATCGCGAACTGACGACCTCCATTGAAAGCCAGCCGGCAGAGTGTGGGCGGAACTGGGATGTATGTTGGCCGCCGGCGACTGACGGCGGTGGCAGAGCGGAGGGGAGCGTGGCGGACATGTGGCACGTGTGGTCGCCGCGGTAGGTGACTTCGAACGTGTGGGGATCGTCGTCGAGACGTTGCACGTGCTTTTTGGCTGGGCAGTGGTAGAGCTTCTGGTGGGTGCATCGGAAATAGCCTCTGCAGAAGgaaattgaagaagatgatgacTTAAATTACTTTTTTACCCCTAatgaatttctttctttttttgtttggtaattttttagaatatattttttttttttttttttttttttttttttttgggtaaattGCTAATTTCTTTCCTATGAATGAGCTTATTTTTATTTGGTGTTTTTTTAGattagttttaatttgttttcaataattT includes:
- the LOC120068887 gene encoding WRKY transcription factor 55-like, encoding GYFRCTHQKLYHCPAKKHVQRLDDDPHTFEVTYRGDHTCHMSATLPSALPPPSVAGGQHTSQFRPHSAGWLSMEVVSSRSASGGQATVRYGKDVADQFPVLDMADVMFNSVTNSSNSMDSIFRAYVVDDDSTVGERRQEEL